In the genome of Phacochoerus africanus isolate WHEZ1 chromosome 5, ROS_Pafr_v1, whole genome shotgun sequence, the window GGGGACAGGGACTCTGCTTCATGTACCTTTATATCTTCAAGAGTAGAAACAGGAAGGAGATAATAACATCTTCCTTAGgagtaattttgaaattaaaactttCTCTTGTCTATAAGGGCACAAATAAGACAAAACTATGGTCTTCAAGTTGCAACTCAGAATTGTGATTTGGGGAGTGTTGAAATATTTTAGGTCAGTGAATGGAATATTTTAGGTCAGTGAGTGGACAATGACATAGAGTAAACCTTAAAATTCTATCGTGGCACTTTTCATCTCCAtttctataatctttttttctttttgccatttatagggccgcttccgcggcatatggaggttcccaggcgaggggttgaatcggagctgtagccactggcctacgccagagccacagcaatgcgggatccgagccacatctgcaacccacaccacagctctgggcaatgcgggatccttaacccactgagcaagggcagggaccgaacccgcaacctcatggttcctagtcggatttgttaaccactgagccatgatgggaactcccaacaatctttttttttttttctttcttttttttagggccgtacccttggcacatggaaattcccaggctaggggtctaattggagctacagctgctggcctgtgccacagccacagcaatgccagattggaacCGTtcctgggacctacactacagctcatggcaatgccggatccttaggatccttaacccactgagcaaggccagggatcgaacctgcaacctcatggttcctggtcagattcctttccactgcgtcacaatgggaaatcccatttCTACAATCTTGAAatcaaacatcttttctcatCAAGAGCCAAACCTCGGAGTTCCTCtgaggctcagcagattaagtgttcagtgttgtcactgttatggcataggttctatccctggccttggaacttccacatgctgcaagcatggccaggaaaaaaaggaaaaaagaaaaaaaaaaaaagaaaagccaaacctCTTAACCTTTCTCCTCTCTTGGTAACAGGATAGCtgtctagtttaaaaaaataaggcttTACATGAGAAAGCAGCTCTGCCTCACTTACCCCATCATCTTTGATTGCCACTTACCAGAGGGGGAACCACTTTCAACTACTTCAGCTTCCAGTAGCTAACATTCTCCTATCATTTTGTTTCACTTTATTCTTCAACTTTAGACTGGATCCATTTACTTTCTACCCCGAGGATGAGGGTTTAGCACCCTCATAGTCCTCCTTCCAACCCTCCACACCATAACCTTCACAAAAACTTTCACTTCCCTCATCTTTCCAATATGATTTTGTCAAAATATTGGCTTTAATTAATCTTCATCATTTATGTAGACTATTCAAATGTTCACATTTGAGTATATTTTATGATTACATTTCCtcttgtaattttatttgtttttttttccccttagggtaATACTAATTGCCCTTTTGTGGTTGATTTAAATTAACATTAGCTCACTAATTCAACCTCAGCAGAGCCATAAAACTCATTTCATTAAGCAGAACACACTAGGTGATCAGTCTCTTTTTCTCATGCGTTTCTTAATTCCTCCTGTGTAACAATTCTAGTCTGAATTGGTTACTCTCTGGTTTAGCTTCATGGCTGTCATTCTGGGGTCTTTACTTCACTATCATTGTAAGAATTTCctttacctctttcttttttagatgtTATCCTGcttcctttttggttttcctccttttttttttttcccccccatggccacacctgtggcatatggaagttcccaggccaggggtcaaatgggagctgcacctgagacctataccacagccacaatgccagatctgagccacatctgtgacctatgctgcagcttgtggcaatgctgaatccttaaccaactgaggccggggatcatacctgaattctcatggacactgtgttgagttctttttttttttgtcttttgtcttttttttttttgttattgttgttgttgttgctatttcttgggccgctcctgcggcatatggaggttcccaggccaggggttgaatcggagctgtagccaccggcctacgccacagccacagcaacgcaggatccgagccgcatctgcgacctacaccacagctcacggcaacaccggatccttaacccactgagcaagggcagggaccgaacccgcaacctcatggttcctagtcggattcgttaaccactgcgccacgacgggaactcctgtgttgagttcttaacctgctgatctacaacaggaactcctcctcctggTTTCAATGGAGCATATTCTGCAGTGGCTTTCTGAGAAAGGGTTGTATGAGAGGTAAGATCTTTGAGAACGTGAATGTCTGAAGATGTGTTTATTCTAAATTGTCGGTTTAGTTGGTTATAGGATTCCAGGgtgaaaaaatttattgaaacatgggaattacattgattttttctAGCTTTCTTTGTTGCCATTGAGAAtgtaaatgacatttttatttctgatccTTTTAATGATTTGGTTTTTTCTCTCCggaagctttaattttttttttttttccacactgttCTGAAATTTAATGATATGTCACAGGCCCTGTCTAGGCCTTTTCTAGCCTGATGGTGCAGTGAAGAGTGGAAGGAGGAGGTGTGTTTTATCACTGTGGTGCAGCATTGCGTTGCAGTATATGGTAGTAGATAGAACTGATGTACCTCTTCTCCCCACCTAACATTATGAAAGGCAGCATACTAGTGGTTTCTTTGCATCTCTCGCTTGTAAATTTCTTACTCTGTGGGGTGTGTTCATCATTAAACTTGGGACGTGTGAGGACTTAGGGAGGCAGTAGGGACCTCCATCCATCCAATTATATCTTCAATTTTATATGTATCCCCTGCACTGGTAAATATTTTTCCCaaggaaaatactattttttaaattatatatgatcTGCTAGAATTGCATGGTTGCCTCTTAgagttgctttttatttctttttaatgattttaattttttccattataattggtttacagtgttttgtcaattttctactgtatagcaaagtgacccagtcacacatacatacctacatatatacattctttttctccatcatgctccatcacaaatgactagatacaaATCCCTagatacagcaggatctcattgcttatccattccaaaggcaataatttgcatctattaaccccagattcccagtccatcccactccctctccccccctgcccttggcaaccacaagtcttttctccaagtccatgagtttcttttctgtggaaaagttcatttctgttgtatattagattccacatataagtgatatcatatggtatttttctttttctgacttcacttagtatgagagtttctagttcatAGTTTCTTGTTGCCCTTTTGTTCTTTGGGAACTTGGTGGGCCACTCCTTCTGAAGACTAGAGTTTGAATTTCAGTTCTATTCATCATCTGAGTGGTTGTGTCATGATGGAGAGATGGTGGACAGATGATCCCTTGTCCATTTTGATCTGAGTGTTCCAGGTCAGGCCTTTATTTAATCAGTAAATTCTAGATCTTTATTACAGGGGCTTTTAGCTTGGTGTGGGCAGGCTAAAGGACATTACATGAGCTAGACATGGTGTGATAccctgggggaggtggaggggggggcGGCAACAGCAAGCAGCCCTTTGGCACCTCTGGGCATGATGAGAGGTAAGGAGAAGAAGAAGTTACTAGAACCTGGTGAATGTAGCTGTGGGGGAAAAGTCAGCTTGACAGGAGCTGTAGCCTTTGGAAATATGGTAGGGAGGGAGACAACAGAATAAATGCCCAGGTCTCACCCTCCTACCTTCCAATCTCCTGCTGGTGTCTACCAGTGGTGTTAACCcaactggaagccagaagtcAAGGGCATTCTTTGATGCAGTCCATAAAAGTCAGCCTCTTGGAGCACAGGGTAGGATGGAAAATGGCAGTGAAGCAAAGGGAAAATTTCTAGCATAGTTAGgtttaaacatatttttggaaCCTAGAAATAAGCTTTTTTGGAGGAAGAGATAGCTATTCAACTGGAAGGACTAAGAATGACCCTAGTGGGCAGTTTCCTTCTGCCAGGGAGTTGGTTACGTATCTTCACTCCGTAGAAGTTAGTTTTCAAGTAACTGACTTCATGTTCTCTGTGGAATTTTAACACATACCAATCTTCCTATTAGATCATGAATTCAATAACATTTGCTGCTAACCCTGTCCGCCCCTTCCCCCAATTTCCTGCAGCTTGCTAATGAATACCGTATAGTTTGGTACTTACTAGACCCTCTAACCCGTGGAATTAACAGCCAAGTGTGCGTTTCATACTGAGCAGTGGGGGAAAGTCGGGTAAGTTGCGACACCTTAGCAACTTCACATTTATTCCACATTCCTCTCATTTCTGTTTGAGATGAATAAACAAAGGACCTCACACACTGCCCAGTACAGAGCAACTGTGATAATGTCTCCCTTTTGAAGCTCTTGGCAGATGCTTCCCTCTGCAGCCTCCTTTACTCAGACACTTCAACTCTGTTGTGAGCAGAATGCCCAGCTCTTAACAGTGGTGTGtggatttgtttactttttggtttCAGGTGAGTGACGGCCTGCTCTTTGATACCTCAGATGATGAGGAGCTGAGAGAGCAGCTGGATATGCATTCGATCATCGTCTCCTGCGTCAATGATGAGCCCCTCTTCACTGCAGACCAGGTACAAAGGAGAGTCCCCTCAACGAAGGGAAGGGAACCGATGCTGAAAAATGACTTACTATCATGGCCATAAGTGATGGATTGTTGGAATTTACTtgtttttcctgtattttctggTAATCTAGGCCTAGCAGCtcctaaggaaggaagaaagggtatGTAATCTGAAACACATGGCTTATGTCAGttgggaagatttttttcagtataagCAATTTTCCAAGACAAGCGTTGTTCAAACAGTACAGTGGGTTGCTCAAGGAGGGTTATCACTGACAGTGGAATCAGGAAAAAGAttgtgaattttcttctttcttcagattTAGCCAGATATGGGCAAACTATGTCTGTACAAAAGTTAGCTCGTTTCTCTAAAacctaaataaaaatcattagcaCTTATTAGAAGTCCATATTGTGTATCCCAGGAAGAAGGGAGCATTATTCCTGTGGAATGCATAGTCGTGTCAATCCTGTATTCATTTAAAACCAGTTGAATCGGCTGTCTTATTTTCTGAATACTCTTTCCACTTCTGGTGTATTGTCAAAATGTGGTGCAAGAACTACTTCCTGAATTCAGGTGTTCCACGGCTGCTGGGACTGTGAATTCAacaacactatatatatatgtgttttttttttttttttttttttttacttatgtatgtctttttagggctgcacttgtggcatgtggaggttcccaggctaggggttgcatgagagctacagctgctggcctataccactgctacagcaacatgggatctgagcagagtctgtgacctacaccacagctcacagtaatgccagatccttaagcctctgagcgaggccagggattgaactcatgtcctcatggatgctagtcagagcagtttctgctgagccatagtgggaactccgaCACTGTATTTTTAGGCTGGAAAGTTCAGTAAAGAGAGAGATTATGGCAAGTTTGGGAGGAGTACATTAAAATGTGTCATTTTGGTGCTCCTTAGTCATATTTGCAGATGGATTGTACTAAGCTTAGAAAGAGTATGGTGCTTAAAAAGCAAGATCGTAAGTCAGAGGGCTGAGTGAGGTAGAGCTTGATATTCCAGGGAAAGCGGTAACCCTGAGAACTTACTGTCTCTGCCTGAAAGCCATAAGCCATTACTGCTTTCAAGATGGATAGAGAGATTCTGTAGGCTCTTTCAGTGTCTCATTTTCCTGTTTAAAGTGCCTGTttggggagttctgttgtggctcagtggtaacaaacccaactagtatccatgaggatgcaggttagatccctggccttgttcagcgggttagggatccggccccagcgttgctgtgagctgtggtgtaggtcacaaaggcagctcagatcctgcgttgctgtggctgtggctaggctggcaactgcagctctgatttgacccctagcctggtaacttccatgtgccacaggtgcggctctaaaaagcaaaaaaaaaaaagtgcctgttTGGGAAATTTTTCTTACTGATTAACATAATCCCCACTACAGCTTTACTTCTGTTTCTCCTTCGTACAAGTGTTACGCATTAAGCTTACTGATtcatattgtattctttttttctaattttttaaaactcttaggtccatttaaaaatttttttatttttactgaactgtagttgatgtacaatatttttttttttaggtgtatggcaaaatgattcagttgtatatacataattatatatatatatataattcttttctattataattgattatAAGTTATTGAATacagtttcctatgctatacagtaaatccttgcttatctgttttatatatggtagtgtgcaCCTGTTAGTCCCactactcctaatttatccttctccttcccatttggtaactataagtttgttttctgtgtctgtgagcctgttttgtaaattcatttgtactattatttagattccacatataaatagtatcatgtatctttgtcttatttcaggAGTGCGATAATCTCTGGGTctgttcatgttgctgcaaatggcatttcatattttacagctgagtaatattccatggtgtatatatgccacatcttcgttatccattcttctgttgatagacacttaggttgtttccatggcttggctgtGGTTAAATAGTGCCACTAGGAAtattggagtgcatatatcttttcagattagagCTTTTGtcttctggatatatgtccaggagtgggacaTACAgtatctctatttttagttttttaagaaaattacatactattttccatggtggctgcaccaagttgcattcccaccaacagtgcaggagtgttcccttttctccataccttcccagcatttattatttacagacttttttgatgaaggccattATTACTGGCTTGAggcaatacctcattgtagttttatgtgcatctctctaataattaacaatgttgagcatctttccatgtgcctgtctgtatgtcttctttggagaaatgtctgtttagatcttatgcTAAGTTTTtggttgggttgggtttttttgtattgagttagttgtatgagctgtttgtatattttggaaattaagcccttattggttgcaaaatattttctcccagttgtaGAGAAAcaacatttcattttgtttatggtttcctttgctgtgcaaaactttcaagtttcattaggtcccttttgttatgctttcatttctattgccttgggagacaggtccatttttttaaaactgttgagtaatttttctaattttccttcaatttttgccAAGTTCTGTATCCTTAACTTTTAGAATCTGGAACAGGACAAGAAACTGCTATAAGACTTGAGCAGCACAGCATATGACAGTAGATCATTGTTTCAAAGGCAGATATGTTTCTGAAAATTTCCTGCTTTCTTAGAGCTTTTTGTAgcttctacatttaatttttaaatatccctTTGTCTTCCATTGAAATTCTTTTTATGCTGTATGAAATTCTTTTCCTACTGTTAAAGGAAAATTTTGCTGCCATAGAggtaatttcttattttacatttatgtgtgtgtgtgtgtgtgtgtgtatgtaaggtAAGaagttttacatacacacacacatgtataagtaatatatatgtatgtatatgtaacatatttgtatgtatatgtaatagacatgcacatataaatatgtaaagtaagaaaattttcatatatacatatatgtatatgtaatatatatgtgtgtatatatataaaactttatatatgttttttttacactgttgtattttctgaattttatttattttttctttttgccttttctggggctgctttctgaggcatatggaggttcccagactaggggtcgaattggagctgtagccaccggcctacaccggagccacagcagtgtgggatccgagctgcgtctgtgacctacaccacagctcactggcaacaccggatccctaacccactgagcaaggccagggatcaaacctgcaacctcatggttcctagttgaattcgttaaccactgcaccatgatgggaactctgtattttctgaattttatgtcAGTTTTATTCAATAGCTTTAGATTGAGCACTTGAATGTGGTATGGGGtaaattttctgtcattttctttctttgaacaaTGACTTATTTGGTTGTGGCAAGTCTGAAGTGaaatatatctgtttttttttttttttttttttgtagcagcATTTCTCAGACATGACAAGATCTGATCGGGGTTGTGATGGACATACTAGATCATATTCTATTTGATTTTGTGCTGAGtatattgtacttttttttgtttttctttttgaataaacCATGTATACTCTTATAGTCAAAATTTAGATTATTCAGAACACCCACTCCTGCACACTGTTGGTTAATGGAAAATTTAGAGCTTCCACTCTGGTTGCTTCAGGCGAGTGACATGTAACAGATGGATCATTTTTCCTCGATGTCCTTGATTAACAGTGATATGTGTATTTTGGAAGGTGATTGAAGAAATCGAAGAAATGATGCAGGAGTCACCAGACCCAGAAGATGATGAAACGCCCACCCAGTCAGATCGGCTGTCAATGCTTTCCCAGGAAATTCAAACTCTTAAGAGGTCTAGTACAAGCAGTTATGAAGAGAGTAAGAAACCTTCCTTCAGTGGGTGCTCTTTGTGCCTTTGTAAACCTCAGCTCTGTGGTGTGACCATGTCCAGAAATCTTTGGTTCTCACAGGTCAGGTTACATGCTATTCCCCTGCCTTCCAGTAACACCTGGAGCGTGTATTGATTGTTGCCCAGGGGCTATGGCATACTCATCTTGAATCCTGTATTTGAACACTTgggttgctgtaacaaagtaccaaaGGCTGGgaggcttaaaccacagaaagcTGAttccttacagttctggaagccagaagtctgagatcaaagtgtcagcaggtgTGATTTCTTCAGAGGCCTCTTCTCTCTGTCCTCCTATGGACTTGCCTGTGTGTATCTGTATCCTAATCTTCTCATTTTTAAGGGCATCAGAAACACTAATGgcttcattttaaattaactatctctttaaagaccctacCTCCAAATACTGTCATGTTCTGAGATACGGGGTTAGGATTCAACGATATCCTCTCTCTCAAATGAAGGGAAGTGCTAAGGGAAAACTGAAATGGGATTTCAGGGAATATTGTTCATTTTCCCAATCCTCAGTAAAATGCAGACGTTGGGGCATATGTGTTTAAATATGTACTTAGCTTAATTCTTTCaaattgacttctcctctcttcAGAAGTGTCCCAGAACCCAGCTAGGTTGCTTGTGTTTTCCTGTCACAGGTAGTTTCTGTACTCTCCCTCTGCTTTTACGTTTttttctgctgttgttgttgttgttgtttttttttttttgtctttttagggccgaacccatagcatatgagagttcccagtctaggggttgaattggagctgcagctgctggtctacaccacagccacagcagtgccagatccaagctctgtctgtgacctacactgcagcttatggcaacactggattcttaaccccctgagtggggccagatatcaaacctatgtcctcatggctactagtcaggtatgttactgctgagccacaacaggaactccttgttccttttttttttttgtacaagcTTTTTCAGTCTTGGCTGAAAGattggaatggaatggaatgaattttttttttttttaagacaagttaaaaaattttgttatacTTTTCTTGTCAGCCATTTGAGAAGTAACTGTCTACCTATCTCTACTCAGACCTGCCCACCAGAAGTTTGAAGATTCTGAGAAGATCATAAACAATTTAATTATttagaatgtgatttttaaaatttaaattaaattttttttttttttttctctttggcattGCCTTACCTTGAAACATTTTGGTCTTAGTGTCTGCTGTGCTTTGCTTTTTGGTCACAGGAGTGAAAAGGCTGTCAGTATCTGAATTAAATGAACTGCTGGAAGAAGTTGAGACGGCCATCAAGGAGTACTCTGAAGAGCTGGTGCAACAGCTGGCCCTGCGAGATGAACTGGAGTTTGAAAAGGAAGTGAAGAACAGCTTTATTTCTGTTCTCATTGAAGTGCAGAACAAACAGAAAGAGCACAAAgaaacagccaaaaagaaaaagaaactcaagaaTGGCAGCTCTCAGAATGGCAAGAATGAGAGAAGTCACATGCCTGGCACAGTAAGTGATGTTTTGCAGGCAGCATCACACACTGGAACCGTCTTCCCTGTGGTTATCACAGCACCATGGGGCCTACACGTGTAGGACGGGGCAGCAGGGGCTTCTTACCAGAGCGCCAAGGGTCTTCTGTGCAAGGACAGCGTTGTGCTCTGCTCCTTCAGAAAGGCGTTTCCTTGGTGAAGGTATAAATGATTACACAGCTAATGAGGTACTGAAATGTTTAGAAGGGAAGTAAGTGGAAACAGAGGAGCATTAAAAGAGGATGTTTAAAGGAGGCTTTAGGTGACAATTTCAGTACATCAAAATGTTAATAGAGATTGTTTAACTGGTGGGCATATGgatgatattttcttatttttgcttatcTCCTGTGAGTTGTATAGTCAAAATGGGGTTTTAGAGGTAGCCCCACTGTGCTGAGCCTAAGTCAGTAGGTAGC includes:
- the FEZ2 gene encoding fasciculation and elongation protein zeta-2 isoform X3, producing the protein MAADGDWQDFYEFQEPARSLQDQENCNASPDSGAGPDGGGDGFRALACSLEEKLSLCFRPLGPGAEPPRAAVRPITECSLLQGDEIWNALTDNYGNVMPVDWKSSHTRTLHLLTLNLSEKGVSDGLLFDTSDDEELREQLDMHSIIVSCVNDEPLFTADQVIEEIEEMMQESPDPEDDETPTQSDRLSMLSQEIQTLKRSSTSSYEERVKRLSVSELNELLEEVETAIKEYSEELVQQLALRDELEFEKEVKNSFISVLIEVQNKQKEHKETAKKKKKLKNGSSQNGKNERSHMPGTDLDFFLKHGIASFHFSLSMLH
- the FEZ2 gene encoding fasciculation and elongation protein zeta-2 isoform X2, producing the protein MAADGDWQDFYEFQEPARSLQDQENCNASPDSGAGPDGGGDGFRALACSLEEKLSLCFRPLGPGAEPPRAAVRPITECSLLQGDEIWNALTDNYGNVMPVDWKSSHTRTLHLLTLNLSEKGVSDGLLFDTSDDEELREQLDMHSIIVSCVNDEPLFTADQVIEEIEEMMQESPDPEDDETPTQSDRLSMLSQEIQTLKRSSTSSYEERVKRLSVSELNELLEEVETAIKEYSEELVQQLALRDELEFEKEVKNSFISVLIEVQNKQKEHKETAKKKKKLKNGSSQNGKNERSHMPGTYLTTVIPYEKKNGPPSVEDLQILTKILRAMKEDSEKVPSLLTDYILKVLCPT